The genomic DNA GTCCACTGGGGGTGAGGGTTAGTAATCTTCCAGAGCGAGGTAGACCTCTTTCAATTCTAAAGCTAATTGTACTCATAAAATGCTGCAACCTGTCGGCTCGTCGTGTTTCCATCGAGCGTTTTGAGTAGCGACGCTGTCGGGTGCAAACCCCGGTGTCTTAATTGATGCTACCACTGGGGGGCATCACATTGTTTCTCTTCGGAGAGTGCTGTGGTATTTATTCAGCCTGCAGCAGTGTCTCAAGTGTCAAAGCCTAGATGTGTCAAGCTGAGGATGAAGACTTGGGAACCGGCTCTGTGGTGCATGAGGACAACTCCCTGGAAGTGTGCATACGTGCAACCAGACAAGACACCAGTTGTGCTCTTAGATTGGACACCATTTCATTGCAGCATCGGCCAACAGACCTTTTCAACAACTTTGCAAACTTTGAATAGTTTTTGTCGCttcacatattttatttatttcagccttggaacaagTAGGAGGATGAGGTTGTTTCTCACACACCATTAGATGTCCATCATAGGCCCAATGACAGGGCAGCAGAGTTTGGATGGGACAGTGAGGTGGGTCTCCATCTCCTTAAGGATGTCCTCATCCAAGGAAACCAACAGCATTCCTTCATCACCAATATTGTCCCCAATAATACAttcaaaaacacataaataccCAGATTAAGAGAGTGCACTACAGTAAATCTGATTCAACACGAGatgtttttgatatttttggCCTGTGCGTCGGTCTGCTTTCATTGATGTTctactgccctctagtggtttTAAATTATACAGCTCCCTCTGCACGTTGGCATTAAACTAATTTGGGCCGCACATTGTTAACAGTTCTCTTATTAGCTTTTTTGGTAAATGCAGTTTGACATCTGAGAGTCGACTTAGTACAACGGATGCATATACTATTATGTGTGCTATAATTGTGAGGTAGTTATTAGTGAGCGGGCAGAATCAAACTGATAGCTCATTCacttttattgtattcatacatggagaaaaaaaatactgtgCAAATCCCCAAATGCAGTCATTAAGGGATGGTCAGAGATTCAGTCGACACATAAATGGAAGGTAAAAATATTCCTCTTCACAACAGGCTCGACACACATTTACTTACTCGCACAAATACATAGTACAGAAAAGCTGACGAGTAAGTTACTTTGTGATCACAACATGACAAACTTGTTTCCTTTACATCCAAAACATGATTTATTGACtatgggaataaaaaaaaaaatcctgctcCTTTACAATCTTTTTGGAATCGCTAAACTTTTCATGAATGTAGAAAACTAATTGCATCACAGAACAATTATGTTGTGATCATGTGAAGACAAAACATGAGAAATCCTCGTGTTTGTTCCCTCCGGCTTTTTGTACTCATCACAATGGACCACCGTGGCACACACATTGTacagaaagaagacaaaaaagacgTGCCATGgcgaaaaacaacaacaccgcaTTCATCTTCTTTTGCTGGACCAAACAGTCATGTGCTACAATTCTCACATTTCTAGTTATATCAGATTTGTACAAACCGTTCAAACAATggtatttaaaagaagaaaaaaaaccacaaacatcATCTATTGTTTTCTAATATTGGCTGACTGTAACATACAGTACAGTGGCTGGACCGTCCTCGGAAACCATTAAGGAAACGATACAAgacaatacaacaaaaaaaatgcaacgtTTTAGACAGCGCATGCTTTTCCTGCAGGGTCTCCCGGcatcacattacatttgtttttaaaaactccCAACCTCTCACATGTTCATTATTGAGACATCAAGTCAGAACTACATTATTTGTCCTTTTCAATATTCACAGTGCATGAAAGTACCAAGACTACAAAACAATGGATCAAAACCTCTGAAGTGCTTTTTAATCATCTACAAATGACAACTAAAACAACTCAAACATTACTCCAAGAACATCCAGTATCATAGTCATTATAGTCATAGGATGGTATCAGTGATACTTTGTCAGTATCAACTGATCCTAAATGGTTAAACGGGACTGTTACAGTATTCTGTAACCTCAGAGACCTCTTAAGAAAAATATAAGACACAAGAAATATGGAACTTTTTAATTCTGCTTCACCCTTTCAACACATATGTATTTGTAatgttaatgtaaaaaaaaaattaagtcaAGGAGCTGGGTGTGTTGTTAAGACCTAAATGCTAAGTTTGCTTTTCAAGTGTCAAACCTAATTTGCTCCCCTGGGTTATTTTACTCATTTACTAGTCACTAGCTGGTTTTCTTTATGTTAGTGTCAGTAGTTTGCTGAAAAATCTTCAATGAAATTCAGTAATTCTCAACATTATTCCTCCACCGTCTGTGGCTTCCTGTATCACAGAGAACTCAGAGTGGTGATGGATGTGCGTCCAAAATCCGATGTGGATCGCACATTTTATCAGTGAAATCACtgcactcttcttttttttttcccccccatcaTGCAGGAGCAACCGCATGGCATTGAGTCCGGTCTCAGCATCTAAAACCATCCTTGCGTTCTGTCTCCAAGGCAGCGCAGAGCACTCCTCAGACGTGGGATCGTTCAACTCTGAGATGACCATGGCAGCAATAATAAGGCCTTCACTCATGCAAGgtcaaatgtacttttaaaaaaatgttagaAGGTGCTCTACATGCTATGTTTGCTTCCACATATGTGCTGAGCCAACACAGTTGCTACAGACATTGGACTGTGCTGTAgcaataaaaagatatatatatgtttttttgtttttggctcCTGCGGATGTTTCAGCTGAATGCGGTCCTGATCGTACCTCGTGCTCCACTGCTGTGATTCCCTGAGTGGTTCCTCTGCAGCCACGTCTCAGTACATGGCCTCGGGGTCTCGGATGCTTCCAAACGACAAACTGAAAGTGCTTCCGAGCCTCTTCGTGACCCCACCGCCTTCCCTCGCCTTCTTCCTGTTCCAGTTCAACAAGGAGGCGGAGCTCTGGCCCTTAGCGCCTCCACCCAGCAGCCGCTGCCGAGTGTTTTCCTTATCGCTGCTGTGGGACAGCAAGATGgccctcctctccagctgcacgcacacacacacacacacacacacacacacacacacacacaagtgtaatGGCTTGGTCACTGCACAGGTAAGCATGCATACATTGAAACAGCAGCCAAGgacatcactcacacactcacacactcacacactcacacactcacactcacctgtGTATCATGCGACTGCAATGTGACCACACTGAGCTCCACTCCTCTCTCGCTACAGCTCTTTAGCATTTGAACCACCTCGCCATGTTTGGCCCATTTACAGTCCTGTCCGTCCACTGCTACGATGTAGTCTCCTTCCCTTAGCCCCGCCTCCTATGCCACACACGTGAAACGAGTAAAAGTCATGAATGAAGCACAAACCGGTCGAAGAAATGAGCAATACACTTTCAATTGCAAACTCTGCAACCAATAATCATCCACACATGCAGATCAACTACTGTTCAAACTTATGGTGCAGCTCCTGCTAGACTGACACCACCTCTTCAACTTCATGTTAAAAGCCTTACATGAGATTTATTTGTGTGTCCTTTATATACTCTAGTGGTCAGAAATTAGTGTGTTGAAGCTTTTTAATACACATGAATTACTGAACTTGTTATGATGCtgttcatctcatctcatctcatatTTGCTGTAGAAGCAGGTCTGCTGTAACTGATGCACATAAAGGTCAGTGGAGTTTCTCTTACTGCTGCACAGCCTGCAGGCACCACTCCAGCCACCAGCACGGGTGAGTCTCCTCTGAGCGTGAGACCCATCccatcttctctcctctgcaggCCGATCACACGTACCGGACCCCAGCGAGCCCGGGCACAAAAAACTGACAGAGGCCCCTGCAACACAAAGAAAGTCATCTTCAACTCAGGTACCAGCAGGTGCTGCCGTGTCCTTCCCCCCCCATTGGCTTTCCTAATATCTGACTGTTCCAACAATGAGTACGTCTTACCAGTCTTTGGAAGATATCAGTGGCTTGGACTGTAGAGAAGTTGGTTGGAGTGATGTCAGGTTTCTGATGGGTTTGAGCTGTAGAACAGCAGAACCAACCACAATCACTTACTGTCATATCAATAATATGGTTCTTAGGTGAAATTACTTCTACCGGATGCTTACATTGTATCTCTGGGGCCTCTGCGGTTTCATCGAAGTCGTCCTCTCTGTCCAGCTCCGAGTACTTGTCCAGAGagcgtttgtgtgtgagcgACAGCACGTCCTGCAGGATGTCCATCTTCCTCAGGATCTTACACAGGCCGTGGACACGCATGGCTTCCTCGTGTCTGATGACGGCACGCCGCAGGTGAGCTTTACCTGCAGACATGTGTGTAGGCAGACATTGTCTTACAAAATGTGTTGATACTACTTTTACCTCATGGCATACTTGGTAGATCAAATCAACCAAATCTTTGAAAAATAACAacacatctgtctctctctctctctctctctctctctctgtttcacatATTGGCTCAACATATTGGACTAAATAGAAACATATTCCATGAACTCACCaagctttcttcttttttcagggTCTCGTAAAACCTGGCCGAGTGGTGGTCCTGCAGGGCTGCTGACATAGAGCTGGAGGAAAGCcttctctgcttcctcttcgcactcctcctcctcagcagacACTACAGGACAAGAGCCTTCACGTTAACCAAAGGACAGACTCTTTAGGGAAAGTCATTCGGAACCTACCCTCCCATTTCTAAAAAGGTACTTTGTCTCATTTACAGTGCAGAGGCAGATAATACTTAGTCTTTTCCAAATGTCACCTAGTGAACTGGGCAATGTCTGCACTACAAAAGCTGATCCATGATATATTTTTGTCCGtctctatttgtatttaaagTCATTTGTTTATCTTGCTTTCGGCTCCAAGCATGACTCTGCACAAGGCCTCAGTTTGCTCTTCATTCTTGTTAATGTGCAAGTGAAGACCACTCGCATTAAAACGACTGAATGCGTCTGCACAGTTAGCGGCGATGTGAACGGCCACTAAAAAGACCTAATTAAATGTTCGCCGTAtagttcgggggggggggcttacgCGTGTGATCGCAGAGTGCGACGGCAGCGTAGTAGTGCGAGAGGGCACGGAAGTGTTCCGATTTGACTTGCACCATGGAGGCCCAGGAAAACGGCACGTAGTCCTTCATCAGAGGCTGAGTCATGGTCTGCTGCACTAGCAAATAGACGTCCGACACCTACAGGACACACGAGCACATGCACGGTGAGAATCGTTACCGACAgaagcagcggcggcggcgacgACAAGCCGTGACGCGTGAACTCACCCGCGCAGCCTCCTGCGCCCGGCAGAGTTGCGACGTGAAGTGTGTGTCCCGAGTGGTGAGTGTGACtcgctcaaacacacactcctgcacCTGGGAAACCATCAGACGCACCAGCATGCAGAGCGACGGGCCGCTCATGTCCAAACTGGGAGCGTTGGAGAAATTCTCTTTCAGGTAATCAAACGCacctaaaaagaaaagtgcaaaaagaaagagaaacgcATATGCTCAAGTGAATTCATCTTCATTTGCAGATGTCAAATCTTCACTGATCTCTGCTTCTGATATTTAGGATTTTATATCATCAGCAATTttgagacaaagaaataaagcaGTTTGAAGATTTCCCCGTGGACTCTTACAATAGCCACAGCTATTGGTATTTCTATTTTACATTGAATAGAATAAACAATCTATTAATTGAAGAAGGTAATGGATGTATTAAAAGATGAGGGAAACACATagttgcaacaaaaaaaaagtgaattttaGTGGATAACTTGAACAGACAGCTGTTTTTGGAGCAAATGCAATGCTTCTAGTATTTGTGGACATCCTAACTTCAGATTCCCACATAATCACTTAATACGGCCAATATAACTGTCAGGGAAGTATGTGCTGTTTTCATTACCTGCAGCCCTCTGGAAGGCATCTATTGCTCGGTCTATGCCAGCTGTTGCAGAGCGGTCTTGCCGTGCTCCAATCTGTGTGTACAGGGCACCGATGTTGAACAGCACACTTCCTTTTTCAAAGGCCAGCGTACGCTGACACGACGGGACGCCTGTCAGGGAGTCGTACCTAGAGGCAGAGAggacatttacttcttttttttttacggcatTCATTTTCAATTTGATTTGAATTCGATTAAACTTTTGAAGGACATACAATACTATGGCACTTTCATGACATACTTCTTTAATGTATTAACGCAGTTCTGCGTCCAATATTTGCCTTCTACAGCTAGCAGCGTATTGAAGATCCGACTTGCATGAAGACTAGAAAGCAAAAGTAGCGCTCCCCGGAGCCTATTGGACTCCACTCAGCTCGGGGAGACACACATTATTTTGACCAGCAATGGGAACTTTGCCAGAGGAGAAGCTTTTTGCTGAAGCGAGCGCCGAGCACTTTATTTAAGCAGTAAAACAGGGAATACTGAACATGGGCTGTACCAAATAGTTTTAGGCTTCATTCATAACATTGGCATTTGAGGTGAAAAGACACAAGGGGAGGCAGGCACCTGTACCAACAAGGCGGTCTAGCacaatcaattacatttatataaccacaataacacaacatttttcTAATGGGGATGACAGACGTCGTCCAATGCCTCATTCGAATCCCCTACTAGAAGCTGCACATGTTAAACACAATGCAGTGCTGACCTACAATGAATTCTTTCAAAAAGGTACACTCTGAACAGATAAAGAATGTGCGATCAACTATCGATTGACAGCCCcataacacatgcacacaaacacaagagcacAAAGTAACGCAGTCCAGGCCCGGCAGAGCATTTCAGCcggaccaatcacagcgctgGTTGTTTATGTAATGATGTCCAGCTCAGAAACTATCGCGTTCAATCATAATTCCTCACAAAATATACGTAATTAAGCGTCCACTTGTCATCTTCTCTCTACACAGCCAGGCCTCAGTACTTGCGATGCAGGACTCAATAACCTCGAGGCCGTTACATTAAAAAGTGCTCATGTCCTACCAGTGGAATTGCACACCCAGGCTCCTGTGGAGAGGGAAGAAGCGCTGGTCCAGAAAGTATAGCTGGTTGTAGTACTCCATCAGTAGCTCCAGACCGGCCTGGTTACGACTGGGTGTACGCATGGCCTGagtcaaacaacaacaacaacaacacacacacacacacacacagatagatgtACATATGATGCCACAGGCACATAACTTTAAAAGACACTGCAAGGGCATAACGGCTTGAACTCTCAAGCGGTTTTGCACTGATTTTCTACAACCATCCTTGAGAAGAAACAGATTTTGGACTTATTTGTACGAGTGCGTTTATTAACCTGTCTGAGCTCCATAAGCTCTTTGAGCTCCTTGTCGTAGAGAGAGCTCTCCTCCCCGTAGTGCTCACATATGAAGTCCTGTGAGGGGAGGCAGACCGTTACATAATGACAAAGCAGTTCCACAGCTGAGGTATTCTCTAATATTCAGAGAGATTGGTGAGGATTTTACTTTCGGTGCCCCTCAGCAGCCTTtcaaaaaagatatataaaagaAGAGCTCAGTATTTGTCACAATAAACAAAGCAGTCATCTCGGGTTGTTTTCAGTTTAAAACGTCAAAGCTGAAACACAGCTTTTAAAATAAGGATAACAATGTTCCTCCTCTGTATTTTCTAAATACAACATGCAATGTTTTACTcggaaaagttttttttttttttttttatctcaaagaaaaggaaagttgataattgaaataaatcaagagaggtGAAATATTGGATGTCATCTTCACCTGGATAGAAACTGTGAAGTCCACCTCTTTGGTTTCTTTTAATCCGAGTGGGATCATGGGAACGTTGATCGcctcactgtaaaaaaaaaaaaatacagtaattACAGCGCGTGTACTGTATGCGTGTAATCTTTCACAGATTATGCCATGTGAACACCAACATCATACACAGGTGCAGGTTATAGGCACAGTCAAGTCAGCGCTGCCATCTGCCAGTCTTTAAAACACAGCAGGCTCATCCTGCTAATAGACAAAGCTAAAGCCAAGTAACAACCCCCCGCAGTCACCCCCTCCCATTCACAATGAactgaaacacgcacacacgccacGCGGCCATTAATGACCCTCTAATCAGGGGATTTATCTTTCCCGTGACCCTGCAGAGAGAAAAGTCTCCTGGCTGTGAAGGgctgtacacacacgcacacacactcatacttgGCTACTATACTTGTTATTTCCTAGCCCCTTAACTTAAGCTTGACGGAAAATGTTTTTAACCTTAACTAAATATTAACCTACAAACTGCCCTTTGAGGAATCGACAACCAGACAATGCTAACTTAACAAAAAGGTCCTTCTTCTTAAAGCTTACAGTGTAAATGTGTCCCCACAAAGACAGATGTCCACGTAgcgcagaaacacacaatgcatAGTGTGAATACCAACATGCaatgaatgtttgttttcaccAATTAGAATTCTCATTAGACTAATGAGAGTGACCTGGAATTCATGGGACAAATAACAATTGGGACATGGGTTTTAAATAagccatgagtgtgtgtgtgtgtgtgtgtgtgtgtgtgtgtgtgtgtttcccaccATAGTCTATTTAATCCCACCACAGTTTCACAAATAACCCAAACTATTTTTACACTTCTCAATGGGTGGGCAGGCTTAGTTGCCCGGGGTGAAAGAAAGAGCCCCCCCTCGAACTTGTGTTACCAGGGACTCATATAGtttagaaatgtaatttattgatgtattgataTTATCCCCCTGGTATGATGATGCCAATAGCATACTAGATGATGTATACATCTTAAACTATGAAcattatttcattatatatatatatatatatatatatatatatatatatatatatatatatatatatatatatatatatatgtgtgtgtgtatatatgtgtgtgtgcgcatgtctcagatctttctacctgtctgtctggtaGACCTCCATGTTGCTGttgagctcctccagctcctctttgaGCAGCTGGAGGTTGGAGTTGACAAAGCTGAGCTCCAGAGCCACGGTCTCCTTCACCTTGTTGTTGGTTGTTGCCCTGCAGAATTTAACACGCACATCAATTATCATCCCCCATtaacaccaacacacaacaaaactaTGAAAGACGTGCATTTCCAATGTGACACGAGGAGTTTATTTCGACTTCACTCCCAAATCAACATGCCAAATGCTTCAAAGGGCAAGTCTGAGTCCTTGCCATAGAGCCATAGGTTCAGTCCCAAACATCACAGACACCTTCATCTCATAAAATGATGTCCTTAAATTTGGCCAGACATTTATCATAACTGAGTTCTTTGCAGAACCTGAAGATTTGCTTTAGAAAtcttgggttttggactgttggtcataCATTGGATTTGAGGATGTCAACTTCTCCTCTGAAAacattgattaatcaattaatttagaCAAATCAATGGATAATAAAATAAGTAGTAGTTGCAGCCCTAACATGTGTATTGTTTTGCCCCAAAGAACATTCCAATTAAACAGCTTATTCTATTTAGGGTTGTGGGAGCAAAttccagctgacattgggcgaaaggcagggttcaccctggacagggcGCCAGTTCATCTCAGggcacacatagagacagacaaccattcacgctcacattcgcGGGACATTTTAGGGCCTCCACACAGGAGGGCCGCCCGATCGGGGGATTGaactgggacagggatgttgtatgtgtacagattgtaaagccctctgaggcaaatttgtcatttgtgatattgggctatacaaaataaactgaattgaattgaaattgaattccggcccctcttgctgtgaggggacagtgctagccactataCCACGTGCAGCCCGCACCAAAGACGAACGTATGTACACAAAGTATGTGAAAAcctacttggcaataaaccaaTTCCGATATTTatctcccttcttcttcttcttcttcttcttcttcttcatctgaaTGACACCTCATGTTATGGATCCCTGTCATTTGATAAATGAGAACCAGATTGTGGTGTGTGAGATTTGAATTTGATCTTTCTAGAGTACGGCCTGTGCCTAAAACTAGCCGGGCAAACAGCGCGTATGTTAGCACTGGGTTGAGTAAAACACGACTACATGTCAGGGGACGCGGTCTCACGGTGtgtccttcaacacacacagctTAGCGTCACAGATAGCGCACGCCACCTTGAAAAGCTAACGAGCAGGTGTAAATCAACAATAATGGACGCAAACACATGACGCGTTAATTACTGTGCGGTGCCTTTAATTTATGCAACTATGTCATGtctccaccttcttctcccCGCTCTTTTCATTCACTTCAAGGCTCCAATCACAGGAGGAGCCAGCTGGGGGGGTCTGAGGTTTAACAACACACAATG from Cyclopterus lumpus isolate fCycLum1 chromosome 4, fCycLum1.pri, whole genome shotgun sequence includes the following:
- the rhpn1 gene encoding rhophilin-1 translates to MEEPATRELEMSLSDGNVTSDDDMPVTLPTDGSLSGSIRKGCDPFAQTQRSKLQHRRARINQQINKEMRMRAGAENLFRATTNNKVKETVALELSFVNSNLQLLKEELEELNSNMEVYQTDSEAINVPMIPLGLKETKEVDFTVSIQDFICEHYGEESSLYDKELKELMELRQAMRTPSRNQAGLELLMEYYNQLYFLDQRFFPLHRSLGVQFHWYDSLTGVPSCQRTLAFEKGSVLFNIGALYTQIGARQDRSATAGIDRAIDAFQRAAGAFDYLKENFSNAPSLDMSGPSLCMLVRLMVSQVQECVFERVTLTTRDTHFTSQLCRAQEAARVSDVYLLVQQTMTQPLMKDYVPFSWASMVQVKSEHFRALSHYYAAVALCDHTLSAEEEECEEEAEKAFLQLYVSSPAGPPLGQVLRDPEKRRKLGKAHLRRAVIRHEEAMRVHGLCKILRKMDILQDVLSLTHKRSLDKYSELDREDDFDETAEAPEIQSQTHQKPDITPTNFSTVQATDIFQRLGPLSVFCARARWGPVRVIGLQRREDGMGLTLRGDSPVLVAGVVPAGCAAEAGLREGDYIVAVDGQDCKWAKHGEVVQMLKSCSERGVELSVVTLQSHDTQLERRAILLSHSSDKENTRQRLLGGGAKGQSSASLLNWNRKKAREGGGVTKRLGSTFSLSFGSIRDPEAMY